Part of the Rhodothermia bacterium genome is shown below.
CAATCAATGTGCCGCAATTCATCGCCGGGGTTATAGGGGCGATGTTCGGCAAACTCCACCGAGAAGCCGTGGTAAGGACTTTTGTGCAAACCCGTGATAAACCCTTCCACAATCATGCGGGCACGGAGTTCCATGTTTTTAAGCTGCGAAATGGTGGCCGGCTCTAAGAATCGGCGCGAACTTACGGGCGTTTCGATCACGAGTTTGGGTTTTTAGGGGAATAGGTTTACGAATACAAAACGCAAAGCCGTGGGCTTCGTTCCGTTAGGGGCAAGTTTTATGCCAATTAAAGCACTTGTATAGGCGATAAAAAAGGTTGTACCTTTGCCGATCCCATTATACACCCTAATCTTCATCGCATGGAATCCACTTTACCGCCATTTACGGGCTTTAGTCCTAAAGGGCTTCAATTATTACGTGACTTGGCAGAGAACAACAACCGAGAGTGGTTCGCCGCCCATAAACCTATCTTTGAAGCAGAACTCTTGACACCAATGCGCTCCTTGGTGGCCGAGGCGGGCAAGGAATGTCAAATGGCCGGACTTCCCTTGATTGGAGACCCGAAGAAGGGACTTTTTCGGATTTACCGCGACACCCGCTTTTCGGCAGATAAATCGCCATATAAAAACCACATTGGGGCAGTACTTTCAAAGGATGGTGGGACAAAAGGGATCGGAGATTTGTACATACACATCCAACCGAGCGAAATCTTTATTGGGGGCGGTTATTGGCATCCAGAACCGGACTTGCTGAAGAAGTT
Proteins encoded:
- a CDS encoding DUF2461 domain-containing protein; the protein is MESTLPPFTGFSPKGLQLLRDLAENNNREWFAAHKPIFEAELLTPMRSLVAEAGKECQMAGLPLIGDPKKGLFRIYRDTRFSADKSPYKNHIGAVLSKDGGTKGIGDLYIHIQPSEIFIGGGYWHPEPDLLKKFRERISDDPHAFVQMATQLTLAEMPLMTDDALKRLPKGFEQEQDSPAADFLKWKSFFCMRKLPDADAMTPGFVYEVTDAARTMLPLLQYGWEILAG